The Bdellovibrio bacteriovorus genome includes a region encoding these proteins:
- a CDS encoding PilZ domain-containing protein, with amino-acid sequence MDKDIFTLVGREDEKIKLWQDLAQAQGELLCKGKEESICKLRVNFYNSKTKCLECTVESITTLKPQEEYLGHFFLGGEKYYFQGFAQIHQEKVVVPVAEELYHLQRRQNYRVRIPEGYQAFYNIVLVNEQPQKIIGQLADLSSQGCRVIYRMDAPLMKIGDKVTGHLVIGKRSPIEIQGVVRHIKVDEGNKVIQTFGIEFSPLSTMIENKLFALTMEIHKEVFKRPS; translated from the coding sequence ATGGATAAAGACATCTTCACCTTAGTAGGTCGCGAAGACGAAAAGATCAAGCTTTGGCAGGATCTTGCTCAAGCTCAAGGAGAGCTTCTTTGTAAGGGTAAAGAAGAGTCTATCTGTAAACTGCGCGTGAACTTTTACAATTCTAAAACTAAATGCCTTGAGTGCACTGTCGAATCCATCACGACTTTAAAACCCCAAGAAGAATACCTAGGTCATTTCTTCTTAGGCGGAGAGAAATACTACTTCCAGGGCTTCGCACAAATTCATCAGGAAAAAGTCGTCGTCCCGGTCGCAGAAGAACTCTATCATCTGCAACGTCGCCAAAATTACCGCGTGCGCATTCCTGAAGGTTACCAAGCGTTTTACAATATTGTTCTAGTCAACGAGCAACCGCAGAAAATCATCGGACAATTGGCCGACCTTAGCAGCCAAGGTTGTCGTGTGATTTATCGAATGGATGCGCCATTAATGAAGATCGGCGATAAAGTGACAGGACACTTGGTGATTGGGAAACGATCGCCGATTGAAATTCAAGGCGTCGTTCGCCACATCAAAGTGGATGAAGGCAACAAAGTGATTCAGACCTTCGGGATTGAATTCAGTCCACTGTCTACGATGATCGAAAACAAACTTTTCGCTCTGACAATGGAGATTCATAAAGAAGTCTTTAAAAGACCGTCGTGA
- a CDS encoding SAM-dependent methyltransferase, whose product MIAYLTTEQFLPELLEELKNVRSVHGSLVLTDGPLQHSVWAQNIWLNPEIISFESISQAAKALKGLGKLWVPYTFDNHRRAQLIQELLPKVKPRVVDFLGELPEDNLGAWTLIDKNTLLASSKTNSPFPLGEVQFNEDKKNPPSRAYLKLWELFTVYGIVPKEGQRVVDFGSCPGGWTWVLQQIGCEVVSIDRAPLEPHIAKLPRIHFMKTNAFTVKPEDIGAIDWFFSDIICYPEKLLELVQMWQSSGLCSNFVCTIKFQGKTDFATLKKFQSLENARVQHLHHNKHEVTVWIKTSSP is encoded by the coding sequence ATGATCGCATACTTAACCACAGAACAATTTCTGCCAGAGCTTCTCGAGGAACTTAAAAACGTTCGCTCAGTTCACGGAAGCCTGGTTCTTACTGATGGGCCCTTGCAGCACTCTGTCTGGGCCCAAAATATTTGGCTCAACCCCGAAATCATTTCTTTTGAATCCATCAGCCAGGCCGCAAAAGCTTTAAAGGGTTTGGGTAAGCTGTGGGTGCCTTACACTTTCGATAATCATCGCCGCGCGCAACTTATCCAAGAGCTCTTGCCGAAGGTAAAGCCTCGCGTGGTGGATTTTTTGGGGGAACTTCCTGAAGACAACCTGGGAGCTTGGACCCTGATCGATAAAAATACACTTTTAGCCTCTAGCAAAACGAACTCCCCGTTTCCTTTAGGGGAAGTTCAGTTCAACGAAGATAAAAAGAATCCTCCGTCCCGGGCTTATCTGAAGCTTTGGGAACTTTTCACGGTTTATGGGATTGTTCCTAAAGAGGGCCAAAGGGTCGTCGACTTCGGAAGCTGTCCCGGAGGGTGGACTTGGGTGCTTCAGCAAATCGGTTGTGAGGTGGTCAGTATTGATCGCGCTCCTTTAGAACCTCATATCGCCAAACTTCCGCGCATTCATTTTATGAAGACCAATGCCTTCACGGTGAAGCCCGAGGACATTGGGGCCATCGATTGGTTTTTCTCTGATATCATCTGCTACCCCGAAAAACTTCTGGAACTTGTTCAGATGTGGCAGAGTTCAGGACTATGCTCGAACTTCGTTTGCACGATAAAATTTCAAGGTAAGACGGACTTTGCGACTCTCAAAAAGTTCCAGTCCTTAGAAAATGCACGTGTGCAACATCTGCATCACAACAAGCACGAGGTCACGGTATGGATAAAGACATCTTCACCTTAG
- a CDS encoding MarR family winged helix-turn-helix transcriptional regulator, whose product MAKLYFTEIPTREALEKSESPLYPDMDSLTLYSHILLRKVTTEMEINLDSFFSRYSLSSGRFTLMILLQRATQGMMPSELAQKVGVTQATISGLINSLEKADIVKRTTHEKDGRSFVILLTDKGRALCDEIMPHYHQRITQFWSEFNENEKPQINGFLERMIRSIPKLGQD is encoded by the coding sequence ATGGCAAAGCTCTACTTTACCGAGATTCCGACTCGGGAAGCCCTCGAAAAATCTGAAAGTCCTCTTTATCCTGATATGGATTCATTGACGTTGTATTCACACATCTTGCTTCGCAAGGTGACAACGGAAATGGAAATCAACTTGGACAGCTTCTTTTCTCGCTACAGTCTGTCTTCGGGTCGTTTTACTTTGATGATTCTGCTTCAAAGAGCCACTCAAGGTATGATGCCCTCAGAGCTGGCGCAAAAAGTGGGCGTCACTCAAGCGACGATTTCTGGATTGATTAATAGTTTAGAAAAAGCCGACATCGTAAAAAGAACGACGCATGAAAAAGACGGACGTTCTTTCGTGATCCTTTTGACAGATAAGGGGCGTGCTCTTTGCGATGAAATTATGCCGCATTACCATCAGCGCATCACGCAGTTCTGGAGCGAATTCAACGAAAATGAAAAGCCGCAAATCAACGGCTTTTTAGAAAGAATGATTCGCAGTATCCCAAAACTTGGACAAGACTAA